The Prosthecobacter vanneervenii DNA window CCACTGCCTCAATGCCATGCTGCTCATCGCCTTCATCGCATTGAGGCAGGGAGATGAGGTTGGCGTGGCTGGTTTTGGCGGAGTGCAGCGCTGGCTGCCGCCGGTGAAGGGGGCGCACAGCATGCCCAAGCTGCTGAACCACCTCTACAACTACGAAGCAAGCAGCGAGCCCAGTGATTTCATCGAGGCCGCCGAGCGTGTGATGACGCTGCAAAAGCGACGTGCGCTCGTCATCATGCTGACCAATCTGCGCAGCGAGGATGGGGCTACACTGGCCGCCGCCGCCAGCGCCATGCAACGCCGTCACCTGGTGCTGGCCGCCACCCTGAGGGAGCAGGAGCTGGATCAGAAGGCCGCAGCCCCCATCGACAATCTACATGATGCGCTGCAGTACGGAGCGCTCTCGCACTACTTTGGCGAGCGCCGCCAGCTGCTGGAGTCCCTGCGTGCGCGCAAGATCCTGACGGTGGATGAGTCCGCCCAGATGCTGCCGGTGGCACTGGCCAACAAGTACTTGGACGTGAAGGCAGGCGGTCTGCTCTGAGCCTTTGCCAGACGCGTGTTAAGCCGCGTATTTACATGATGTCGCGTTTTTCGCCACGCGTAGCGTTATTTGCGACAAAACTGTCGTGCTGGAGTATTTGGCATGCCCAGTCTCCTCAACACATTGTCAGTGCCCTATCCCTTGGCGGATCAGCACCGGCATGAGCCTGCACTGAGAGGTGCATGGCAGCGTGTGTGTGAGAGCGGCAGCTACATTTTGGGGCGGGAAGTAGAGGCGTTTGAGAAGGAGTATGCGGCGTTTCTTGGCGGTGGCCGGGTGGTGGGCGTGGCCAGCGGCACAGATGCGATTGAGCTGATGCTGCGCGCACTGAACATCGGGTCTGGCAGCAAAGTGGTGGTGCCTTCCTTCGCGCCTTCAGCCGTGGCTTCCGGTGTGCGGCGCAGTGGCGCGGAGGTGGTGTTTGCAGACATTGATCCGCACACATTTACACTCTGCCCCGAGTCCTTGGCCGCCCTGCTGCGATCTCCGCAGGGGAGCGGCGTAGATGCGGCACTGGTGGTTCATTTGTATGGGCACCCGGCAGACTGGCAGGGGCTGCGCAGTGTGGCCGTAGAGCACGGCATCGAGCTGCTGGAAGACTGCGCGCAGGCGCACGGCGCACTCTGGCAGGGGCGCATGGCTGGCACTCTGGGCAGGGCTGCTGCGTTCAGCTTTTATCCCACCAAGAACCTGGCCGCGCTGGGAGATGCGGGTGCGGTGGCCACACAGGATGCTGAACTGGCGGAGCGCCTGCGCCTGATTCGCGAGTATGGCTGGGGCCGCCGGAATGTCAGCGACTTTGCCGGTGTGAACAGCCGGCTGGATGAACTGCAAGCCGCTGTCCTGCGGGTCAAACTGGGCTCATTGCGTGACAACGTCCTGCAGCGGAGGCGGCTGGCGGCGGTGTATGATGCCAGTTTAAGCGGCTGCCGTATGGTGGTGCCGCCGGTGGTGCGCGGCGGCTGCGAGCATGCCTACCATCAGTATGTGATCCGCACCAAAAATCGCGAGGCTTTGCTGCAGCATCTGCAGCAGGCGGGCATACCTGCGGCGGTGCACTACCCTGTGCCGCTGCACCGGCAGCGTGCTTTTGCCGGCAGTCACATGCCGCTGTCGGAGGCTGAGCGTGCTGCCTCTGAGGTTATCTCCCTGCCAGTGCACCCCTACCTTTCCGAAGAAGCTCCTGCCGAAGTGGGTGAAGTCATAGAAAGGTTTGATCATGCGTGCGGCTGAATACGACCTGATGCATGCCGTGGAGGACGGGCACTGGTGGTATGCTGTGCTGCGAGGCCTCGTGGACGAAGCGCTGGCGGGGCGGCTGCCTGCTGCGGCGCGGCTGCTGGATGCCGGGTGCGGCACCGGCGGTATGCTGGCCTATCTGCAAACGCGGAAAGCGGATATGGAGCTGTCTGGTGTGGATGCCGCAGAACAGGCCGTGCGCTACTGCCAGCAGCGGGGCCTGGCTGCTGTGCAGCAGGGGTGGGTGGAGGCGCTGCCTTTTGCTGATGATGCTTTTGATGCTGTCCTCTGCCTGGATGTGCTCTATCACAGCGATGTTCATGAGCAGCAGGCGCTGGCAGAGCTGGCCCGTGTGCTGCGCCCACAAGGTCTGCTGCTGCTCAACCTGCCAGCCTTTTCCGTGCTGCGCGGCGCGCACGATGCTGCTGTGGGCGGTGCCAGGCGCTATGAGGCAGGCCAGGTGCGTGCGTTGCTAAGCCGCTCCAGCTTGGCTGTGGAGAAGATCCACTACTGGAACGCATGGCTGTGCCTGCCGCTGCTCGTGTGGCGACAGCTGAGCCGACTAACCAAAAGCACCGCCTCAGACCTGGGCTGTGCTCCGGTGTGGATGAACCGAATGCTGGCGTGCGCAGGCCGGCTGGATGCAGGGCTTTGCCGCTCCCTCCTAGTGCCCTTTGGCTCATCGGTCTTCGCCGTGGCACGAAAAACAAACTGCTCAGCCGGGAGGAAAGCTGCATGACTGTCATGAGCGACATGCCGGAAATGAGCTTTGTGGTGCCGCTTTACAACACGGGTGCGGGCCTGAAGCCGCTGCTGGATGCTTTTCGCGCCCTTTCCATCCCGGAAGCGTGGGAGCTGGTGCTGGTGGATGATGGCAGTGCGGACGACACCTTTCAGATGGCTCAGCGGCTCACGACTGATTTTCCCGTGCCGGTGACGCTTGTAGAGCTGGCGCGCAACTATGGTGAGCATGCCGCCGTGCTGGAAGGGTACCGCCGCGCACGCGGACGCTTGGTGGTGAATCTGGACGACGATCTACAAAACCCGCCGGAAGAAGCCGTCAAACTGCTGCGGCACCTGCGGTTCACCGGGGCTGAGGTGGTTTACTCACGCTATGCCCAGAAGAAGCATCCCTGGGCGCGCAATGCGGGCAGCTGGCTGGTGAACCGTTGTGCCACCTTTCTGCTCGGCAAACCCCGGGATCTCTATCTCTCCAGCTTTCGTGCACTGCGCCAGGAGCTGGTCGGGCGCATTGTGAGCTATCGCGGACCCTATCCATACATCGATGGTCTAATCCTCGGCGCGACCAACCGCATCGCCACGCTGGAGGTGGCACACGTAGAGCGCAGCATGGGCCGCAGCGGCTACACTCTGCGCAAGCTGGTGCGTCTGGCCATGAGCCTGCTTTTTGACTTCAGCGTGATGCCGCTACGCATGGCCAGCGTGCTGGGCCTGCTGCTTTGTGCCTTAGGCGGCCTGGTGCTGGCTGAAGTGGTGGCGGAGACTCTGATGGTGGGCCAGCGGCAGCTCGGCTGGGGCTCCCTGATGGGGGCGCTGGCAGTCTTCAGCGGAGCGCAGCTGCTGATGCTGGGTCTCATCGGTG harbors:
- a CDS encoding DegT/DnrJ/EryC1/StrS family aminotransferase, encoding MPSLLNTLSVPYPLADQHRHEPALRGAWQRVCESGSYILGREVEAFEKEYAAFLGGGRVVGVASGTDAIELMLRALNIGSGSKVVVPSFAPSAVASGVRRSGAEVVFADIDPHTFTLCPESLAALLRSPQGSGVDAALVVHLYGHPADWQGLRSVAVEHGIELLEDCAQAHGALWQGRMAGTLGRAAAFSFYPTKNLAALGDAGAVATQDAELAERLRLIREYGWGRRNVSDFAGVNSRLDELQAAVLRVKLGSLRDNVLQRRRLAAVYDASLSGCRMVVPPVVRGGCEHAYHQYVIRTKNREALLQHLQQAGIPAAVHYPVPLHRQRAFAGSHMPLSEAERAASEVISLPVHPYLSEEAPAEVGEVIERFDHACG
- a CDS encoding class I SAM-dependent methyltransferase; this translates as MRAAEYDLMHAVEDGHWWYAVLRGLVDEALAGRLPAAARLLDAGCGTGGMLAYLQTRKADMELSGVDAAEQAVRYCQQRGLAAVQQGWVEALPFADDAFDAVLCLDVLYHSDVHEQQALAELARVLRPQGLLLLNLPAFSVLRGAHDAAVGGARRYEAGQVRALLSRSSLAVEKIHYWNAWLCLPLLVWRQLSRLTKSTASDLGCAPVWMNRMLACAGRLDAGLCRSLLVPFGSSVFAVARKTNCSAGRKAA
- a CDS encoding glycosyltransferase family 2 protein, producing the protein MSDMPEMSFVVPLYNTGAGLKPLLDAFRALSIPEAWELVLVDDGSADDTFQMAQRLTTDFPVPVTLVELARNYGEHAAVLEGYRRARGRLVVNLDDDLQNPPEEAVKLLRHLRFTGAEVVYSRYAQKKHPWARNAGSWLVNRCATFLLGKPRDLYLSSFRALRQELVGRIVSYRGPYPYIDGLILGATNRIATLEVAHVERSMGRSGYTLRKLVRLAMSLLFDFSVMPLRMASVLGLLLCALGGLVLAEVVAETLMVGQRQLGWGSLMGALAVFSGAQLLMLGLIGEYIGRAFLTVSGKPQSLVRALIPNPGPTSA